A segment of the Nostoc sp. TCL26-01 genome:
TGTCGCCGGAGTTGTTCGGCTTCTTGCTGTGCCTGTCTGACGATATCACTTTCGGCTAAGATTTGCGCTCTTTTAGCTTGAGCCGCATCAACCAGTTGCTGTCCATACTCCTCAGCTTCTAGGAGAATTTCTTGTTTTTGCTCGATGATGGCTGCTGCTTCCTGAAACACCGCAGGTAGAGAAACCCGGATATAGTCTAGCTGTTCTAGTAATTTTTCCTCATCTACCAGTGTGCGTCCAGTTAAGGGAACACGGAAGCTAGAGAGAATAATTTCTTCTAAGTGATCGAGTTCCTGCTGAATATCTACACGTCCTGTTCCTGGCGGATCTCCTGGGGGAATTCCGTTGCTGTACTCTGGAGATGCGGGATAGTTTCCGTTGTGATTGGGTTCACCGTTGGATAGTTGTTGTTGTAGCATTTGGATATATCTAAAACTATGTGTGGGGGGACAAGATGATCAACAGAACCACCGAATCTTGCGATCTCTTTTACCACACTACTACTTAAAAAACTATACTCATTTGATGTTGCTAAAAAAACTGTTTCAATTTGAGTAAAAAGTGTTTTATTCGTGTGTGCCATTTGTAGTTCTACTTCAAAGTCAGAAATCGCTCGTAAACCCCGCAATAAAACTTGCGCTTGTCGTTTTTGAGCGTAATTGACAGTTAAACCATCAAAACCATCGACTTCTACATTAGGTAAATGTTTCGTAGCTATGCGAATCTGCTCCAAACGCTGCTCTACAGTAAACAGTGGCACTTTATTAGGATTCCGCAATACAGCAACGATCACCGTCTCAAACAGCCGACTACCACGCTGAATGATGTCCAGGTGACCCAAAGTAATCGGATCAAAGCTACCAGGATAAACAGCAATCACAATTTTAGATGTATCAAAGTTATTGAGGTGATTATATCTGGGGAATGGGGAATGTGAACAGATAGATTTTTTTTATGCTTTACTCATAACATATGGGTTGAGTTGCCCGAAATCCTTGTAGAGACGTTGCATTGCAACGTCTCTACATTCGTTGCATTGCAACGTCTCTACATTCGTTGCATTGCAACGTCTCTACATTCATTTTTACCAGATGTCTAGTAAGCGTGTGAGGGTTTTGATGCCAAAATTTGATCAGCAACTAGAAAGTATGTATGCTAGCGATCGCCAAGCTTGGCGACAATGGTTAGAAAAAAACCATCGTAGCTCACTAGGTATATGGCTAATTTACTACAAAGTCAAAAGTGGTAAACCCAGCGTTAAATATAGCGAAGCCGTCAAAGAAGCTTTATGTTTTGGTTGGATTGATAGTAAAGTCAAATCCCTCGATGCAGATCGTTATATGCAAATCTTCACACCCAGAAAAGCTAAAAGCGTCTGGTCAAAACTAAATAAGCAGTATATTCAAGAGATCATCGAGCAAGGGTTAATGACGCAAGCTGGTCTAGAAAAGATTGATGCAGCCAAACAAGATGGTTCCTGGACTACCCTCGATGAAATTGAAGCATTAGTCATACCGATAGATTTACAACAAGCTTTGGCAACTAATGACATAGCTCAACAAAATTTTCAGGCATTTAGTAATTCTGCTAAAAAGAATATTCTTTTTTGGATTGATAGTGCCAAACGCCAAGAAACCAGGCTCAAAAGAATTGAGCAAACCATAGCTTCAGCCGCAGAAAACAAAAGTCCGTTACTCCGTTAACAATTCAAAATTCAAAATTCAAAATTCAAAATTAAAGACAGTTGAGTTGGGGTTTACATCCCCAACTCAACTGATACTACGTGTAGACGTAGGGGTCTTAAACCCTTGATTTTACGATAATTCAGTACGTGGTTGTCATTCTACCCCTACAGCTATCCTAAATTACCCTAATTCCTTCTTTTGATATATTCGCTTTTCTCCTCAAGATAGATCCGGCTAAAAAATCCCACGGGTTATTCTAAAACACATACCAAGCGGGTTCACCAATTAAATTCAAGACTTATCAACATCATAAAAACGTTTTTAACCCGCTAAAATCTCTTGTTTTAAAAACACTATCTACTTGATATTTAGATTGAGGAGTGAAACAAAAACTTATGACCAATTCTAATGGGCAAGAAAATTACAATCAAGAAGTGAAGAAAGAATCTTACGTAGATGCTAATGGTAATACCCATACTCGCCTAACACAAAATACAGAAACTCCCAGTAATTCCTACCAAAAAGGATACGTTAACGGTCGGAATCATGAGTACTCTTATCAAAGAGCTAATTTAGCTGAACGTGATAATGAAAACGCGGCTAATGGATTAATTCTGGGCATCTTGCTGACTTCTTTGGTCGGCTTAATTGCTGGTGCATTCTGGTATTTTAATCAAAACAACGCACCAGTAGACAGCACCGCACCAGTAGAAACTCCTTTACCAGCCAGCGCCACCCCTAGCATATCGCCTCAACCACAACAAACAACAATCATTGAAAGAACGAGAGAAGTACCTGTTGTCATTCCCCAACAGCAAGTTCCACCCACCACTGTACCTTCTCCACCACAAATTAATGTGACTGTTCCCCCACAACAGTCCACCAGAGAGGTAACACCTGCTGTCACACCAAAAACACCCCAGGTACAACAAAGCAGTAAGCCTACCACAGAAAACAGCAACACAAGCACATCTACCAAAACCCCAGCTAGCAGTACGCAAGCTAGTCCTTCCCCGACTCCTGCTATTACGGATAATCCTGAGAACTAAGGGTTTAGGGGTTTAAGGAAAATAAATCAGTGGATTTTTAGTTTTTAACCCGCGTAGGCGGGTTTTGTCTGTGTAGCTGCAATTTCCAATCGCCCAGGCAAGTATTAATTTAGACTTTACAAGCATCCTCTTAGCCTATGTGAGGCTGGCCAAAATAGTTTTAAGAAAAATTTCTGAATTGTTGCGACAAATTAATGCTGTTCAAGTTTGGTAAACAGATATACCATTGCTCAGAAAAGATGTTAGATTAAGAGCAAGGTACAAACAGGTTAAAAGTTCATTAAAAAAACGACAAGTTAGAGCCTGTACCTCCTGCTCTCAAACTTCCTCTCTTCGCAATCTTGAACTCGTTGCTTACATCCTAACTGAAAGTGTTTTCGCCTTGAGTTTTTTGATTTTTTATGGAGGTTTTGAACTTACAGCCAGAAATACCTGCCTATTGGAATCAAGGATGTAAGGCTCTATTAGAGAATGATTGCGAACATTGTACACCTTAGTTGAATTGTTTTGATTCTATTTTCTTTATCTTCTCTGACGATTGCATATTTACCCAACCGCCATTAGCTAACGAAAACTTTTCCATCTTAGCTATGTGGCGGTTAATATTGTTTATTGGATGGGGACAAAAATCTCGCTAGGCTAACACAGGGTAATGACAGTAACTTCTGGTGGACAAAATAACCGCCCTGGACGGTAAGTGCCTAAGCCACGATTGACATATAATTGATTATTAGCAACTTGATGAAATCCTTGCGCCCATTCCCAATAGCGCACGACTTTAGAACAATCTCCCAATAGAAATGGAACCCAACGCCGCAACTTTTTAGGAAGTTGCTTGAGCAACTTTTTATAATGGTAAACTACCGGGCCGAGTCCTGGTAGCACAATATGTCCACCGTGAGTATGACCGGATAGTTGCAAATCTACTCGCCACTGTTCTAGGATTTTGGCTGTATCTGGGTTGTGAGATAAAACAATGCGGGGTATGGATGGATCTAATTGATTCATCACTGATGCGGGATGGAATTCTTTTGACCAATAATCAGCTAATCCCACTATTGGTAATTCTGATCCTAAAGGATAAGCAATTTCATTCCACAAGACATTAATACCGATACTGGTAAAAGCAGTTGTCACTTCTGTTTGTGAGTGACTGTAATGAATATCATGATTACCAAGTACAGCATAAATACCACAGCGACTTTGTAAATGTTTTAACCGCATCACCAGTTGGTGAATTGGTGTGGGATCATCAGTGACATAATCGCCAGTTAATACTATTAAATCAGGTTCAGCTTCATTAGTGGCGGCGATCGCTGCTTCTAGCATTTCTTCCGATAGTCGCAAACCATCGTAATGAAAATCTGATAACTGCACCAACTTCATCCCTTGTAAATTAGGTGGCAGTTCGGCAATCTTAACCGTTAGTTTATCTATACTTAAACGTCCTGTAAACAACCAGTGCATAATTTGCTTGGGACTCCTCATACCAGCGTCTACAGCTTATCAAAAATTACGCGAATAACTTAAAACTTAAAAAACCTTACGATAAGTTCTCATTTATGTAGGAATGGGTAATAGGTAACAGGTAACAGGTAACAGGTAATAGGTAATAGATAATATTCATGATGTCTGATTAATCCCCAATCACCAATCCCCAATCACCAATCCCCAATCCCCAATCCCCAATCCCCAATCCTAGATGAAAACTACTCACTTTCTAGAGTAATTACTGTTAATTCGGGAGGACAAAATAAGCGTCCAGGTAGATAAGTTCCTAAACCACGATTGACATAAAGCTGATTCCTGCCAATGCGATGTAAACCCTGTAACCATTCCAAATGGCGGACGATAAAGTATTCTTTCAATAAACATGGCAATAGCCGCCGAATTTTTCTCGGTGTTCTCCGCACAAATTTTTTATAATAAGGTAACACAGCCCCTATTCCCGGAATGACAATTTGTCCACCATGAGTGTGACCAGATAACTGTAAATCTACTCGCCACGGTTTTAACATTGTGGCAGTGTCTGGATTATGGCATAAAACAATCCGTGGTGTAGTTGGTGCTAGCTGGTTAAAAACTACAGCTGGATTGAATTCTCGGTAGTAATAATCAACCATTCCCACTATCGGTAAATCTGTGCCAAATGGATAGGCAATTTCATTCCACAACACCTGAATTCCCACATTAGTTAATGCGGCTGTCACCTCTGTTTTAGAATGTTGATGATATAAATCGTGATTACCCAGTACAGCATAAATCCCAGCCCGACTTTGGAGTTTTTTGAGTCGCAGTGCTAATTGATGAATTGGTTGTGGTGTGGTGGTAATGTAATCACCAGTGAGTAAAATTAAATCTGGTTGTATTTGGTTACTAAGTGCGATCGCTTTTTCTAACATCGCCTCCGACAACCGCACACCATCATAATGAAAATCCGATAGATGCACCAACTTCTTACCTTGTAACGATGCAGATAAATCTGCAATCTTGACCGTCAATTGTTCCACACTCAACGACCCAGATAAAAACCAGTGCATAAGGTATT
Coding sequences within it:
- a CDS encoding DivIVA domain-containing protein — protein: MLQQQLSNGEPNHNGNYPASPEYSNGIPPGDPPGTGRVDIQQELDHLEEIILSSFRVPLTGRTLVDEEKLLEQLDYIRVSLPAVFQEAAAIIEQKQEILLEAEEYGQQLVDAAQAKRAQILAESDIVRQAQQEAEQLRRQVQQECEEMMKETLNEIDRKRRACQQELEEMRQTAIAHAQDIENGADEYADHVLEGIEQDIKDMLRIITNGRQQLRADSQSQRNSHSSKKK
- the coaD gene encoding pantetheine-phosphate adenylyltransferase, whose protein sequence is MIAVYPGSFDPITLGHLDIIQRGSRLFETVIVAVLRNPNKVPLFTVEQRLEQIRIATKHLPNVEVDGFDGLTVNYAQKRQAQVLLRGLRAISDFEVELQMAHTNKTLFTQIETVFLATSNEYSFLSSSVVKEIARFGGSVDHLVPPHIVLDISKCYNNNYPTVNPITTETIPHLQSTATEFPQEIRQEQDV
- a CDS encoding YdeI family protein, encoding MPKFDQQLESMYASDRQAWRQWLEKNHRSSLGIWLIYYKVKSGKPSVKYSEAVKEALCFGWIDSKVKSLDADRYMQIFTPRKAKSVWSKLNKQYIQEIIEQGLMTQAGLEKIDAAKQDGSWTTLDEIEALVIPIDLQQALATNDIAQQNFQAFSNSAKKNILFWIDSAKRQETRLKRIEQTIASAAENKSPLLR
- a CDS encoding metallophosphoesterase — encoded protein: MHWLFTGRLSIDKLTVKIAELPPNLQGMKLVQLSDFHYDGLRLSEEMLEAAIAATNEAEPDLIVLTGDYVTDDPTPIHQLVMRLKHLQSRCGIYAVLGNHDIHYSHSQTEVTTAFTSIGINVLWNEIAYPLGSELPIVGLADYWSKEFHPASVMNQLDPSIPRIVLSHNPDTAKILEQWRVDLQLSGHTHGGHIVLPGLGPVVYHYKKLLKQLPKKLRRWVPFLLGDCSKVVRYWEWAQGFHQVANNQLYVNRGLGTYRPGRLFCPPEVTVITLC
- a CDS encoding metallophosphoesterase; protein product: MHWFLSGSLSVEQLTVKIADLSASLQGKKLVHLSDFHYDGVRLSEAMLEKAIALSNQIQPDLILLTGDYITTTPQPIHQLALRLKKLQSRAGIYAVLGNHDLYHQHSKTEVTAALTNVGIQVLWNEIAYPFGTDLPIVGMVDYYYREFNPAVVFNQLAPTTPRIVLCHNPDTATMLKPWRVDLQLSGHTHGGQIVIPGIGAVLPYYKKFVRRTPRKIRRLLPCLLKEYFIVRHLEWLQGLHRIGRNQLYVNRGLGTYLPGRLFCPPELTVITLESE